Part of the Allofrancisella frigidaquae genome is shown below.
ATATTCCCCACTGCTGCCTCCCGTAGGAGTTTGGGCCGTGTCTCAGTCCCAATGTGGCTGATCATCCTCTCAAATCAGCTATGGATCGTCGCCTTGGTAGGCCCTTACCCTACCAACTAGCTAATCCAACGCAGGCTCATCCATTCGCGACAGCAACAAGTTGCCACCTTTAATCCTCAGATATTATGCGGTATTAACAGTCGTTTCCAACTGGTATCCCCTCAAATGGGTAAATTCCTACGCGTTACTCACCCGTCCGCCACTCGTCAGCATCCGAAGACCTGCTACCGTTCGACTTGCATGTGTTAAGCATACCACCAGCGTTCAATCTGAGCCAGGATCAAACTCTTCAGTTTAATCTATTTCTTGACTCAATTACTAAACTCAAATTCATCAACAAAGTGTTTGTATATAATATATCTCTTAAATATCTTTCAGGCCTAAACCCTCTCTACCGCTAACATCACCCGTCAGCCAGTGAAGACATATAATACACACCTACATCTCTCAACGCAAGAGATTTTTCTAAAATTTTTAAAGTTTTTTGATTTTTTAGCGTTTAGAATTCTATAGGTAATTGCTTATTATGTATTGTGAAGTTATTGCAAGTTGTTATTAGATAAGAATAACAAGGTAAAAACATTCTAAAATTATAGTTTTAACAGAATTAGAAACATATAACATTTTTCCAAATGCTCATTATTTTAAGTAAATAAGTGGTTTAAACATCTTTAGCACTTTATATACTATTAATTATTACTAATTAATTTTAACTAGTGACTATTAATTACACACCTACCAAATCTATTGACTTATAGTTATAATCATAGTCAGTAAACATAATTGTTTATGTTAAAACTAAGGAGAAAAATATGAATATAAAAAGAAAATTAATCTCAATAGTAACCTTAAGCCTAATGGGGTCTTCAGCTTTTGCTACTGAAGCTTGGTCTACTTCTGACCTAAGTAGCTACTCTGCAGGTACTATTGTAACTGATCAAGGCAAAACTTATAAATGTAAACCTTGGCCATATGAAGGTTGGTGTAAATCAGCTGCGTATAGACCTTCTGGTATATATGGTGCTGATGCTTGGGATGAGACAGGTCCTGGTCCAAGTCCAACTCCAGCTGAAAAGGTTACAGCAAATGTTTCTATTCAAGGTCAACTTCCTACTACGGCTGATATCGATTTTGTAAGTCCAAAAGGTACTTTTACTGTTTCAAATGGTAAAGTTACTTTAGAATATCCAAAAGATGGCTCAGAAACTTATACTGTTAAACTTAAAGGTGATGAAGGTACTATTTCTCCTTCTACAGTAACAGTTTCTGCTACAACTACAACTATTGCGTTAACTTATACCGCAAAACCTGCTCCTGAACCTACTCCAGGTATAAAAGCCTGGGATCCTTCTGCTGTTTATACTGCAGGTGACCAAGTAACATATAACAACTCTATATACGAGGCTAAATGGTGGACGCAAGGTAACAACCCTGAAACTTCTGGAGAATGGGGACCTTGGAAACTAGTAGGTGAAGATCCTGCTAAAGAAAAAGCTACTCTTACTATTACTATACCAGCAAAGCCTGCCTTTGTTACTGACTCTTCTTTACCTACTGTAACTGTATTTGATAAAAATAACACTAAAGTAGCTGAGAAAAAATGTTAATTGGAACTCTTCTGTTGACCTTAAAGTCCCTGCAGGAGAATTAAAAGTTTCTGTTAGCTCTATCGGTTCCAGCCGTGGTACTGCAACTCCTAATAACTTCTCTATAGCTAAAGGTGAAACTAAAAACATCGCAATAAGTTATGAACAAGCACAAGTAGGATCTATAAACTTAATAGCCTCTGCAGACAGAAGCGTTTCAAAAGCTGTAGATTATGTAGTTAAGGATGAAGCTGGAAATGTCGCTTCAGAAGGTACCGTAAATTTCACTTCTCCAACAGTTATTGATGACTTACCTGCATCTACTGAAGGTGTTAAATATACAATTACGGCTAAAGACTTTACTTATGATGGCAGAGCGTACGTATCAGAACCTACTGAAGTAGTAGTCTATAGCTTTAATAAGTCAGAAGCACAATTACAATTTACATCAGAAGAAATCCCAACAGAAGCTGTAAATATTACTGTTACTGATCTACCAAAAGGTAAAGAGACTACTTTAAAATTCACAAGTAGTAATGGTGATTCTCAACAACTAAAGGTTAACGCTAGTGGTGTTTATACTGAGCAACTACCAAAAGATGGTAATACTTGGACTGTATCTGCTGATAAAATCTCTGGATACAAAGATAGTATAAATCCTAGTTCTTTTGTGGCTGATCAAAACGAGCAAAATGTTAATTTAACTTTTGAACAAGTCGCTCCTATTGAAGCTGGTAAAAAAGTTATAGGTTATTGGGAAAACTGGAAGCCAGGTTTAATAAGTGGTGACTATAAAGGTAGTGCTGAAGATGTGGCTCCATATACTCATGTACTATACTCTTTCTTAACATTAGATAGCTCGCCAAATCCAGAAAATCCTGCTAATAAAAAATGGAATAGTGGTCATATAAATGAAAGTATGGCTGGCGCTGATGTTCTAAGTGTTATGGGTAACTATCAAAACCCGTGGGATAATAACTATAATTGGCAGAGGGTGCGTATAGACTCTCTCATAAACCTAACCCATGCTAATAATGGTAAGTTCATATGGGCAATTGGTGGCTGGTCTGATTTACAACAAACAATTAGTGATGATCAAATAGACGCTTTTGTTAATCAGGTTATCGAACTATTAAAACTTAGTGGTGATGGCGTAGATTTTGACTGGGAACATTTAAGCCAATTGGCTGATGGTTCACCCAACCCTAATAAAGAGCAACAATTAGCAACTTTAGCTAAAACTCTTAAAACCTTAAGAGAAAAACTAGATGCTGAAGGCATGAGTGATAAGCAAATAGGTTATACTACCAGATTTAACGCTTTCTTTGAAAGTAGTAAAAATCACGGTTTTGCAAACAACTTTAATTCTGATGGAGAAGGTATAGCTATTGAAAAATGGTTAAAAGACAATGGATCTTCATTAGATGAGGTTGTCAATTGGGTAAATATAATGGCTTACGATGTAAGTCCTAATGATATGCCTAATGGCAAAACTTGGACTAAAGCCGTTTATGAGGATATGTTAAATAGCTTCTCTAAATACGTAAATCCAAGCTTAGTAGTTCTTGGCTTTGAACCAGGTGGGCAAGCTGCATCTGGAGAATGGGAAGGACTGGAGCTTGATAAACAAATGATTGACTACGTTGCCGAAAAAGGTTTTGGTGGATCTATGTTCTGGGCTATAAACCAACCAGCGATGGGTACAGCTTCTACTTACTACCAAAATGTTATTACTGGTGATAACGTCAATAGTTTAGCAAATTACTCGCAAGATGCTTTTGCTGAGTAATTAAATTCTAAAAGAGAGAACTTTTCTTTCTTCTTTTTATGTTCCTGATATTCTTAAGTACTTTTAATCAAAATATTTCCAAAATGTACTAGTTTCCGCTATATTTACATATTATATTATTTTTTGTGATTAGTAGAAATGAGGTCAACTATTATGGATAAAAGCTTTTATTGCAGTATTAGAGATAAAATTAAAGAAATAAAAAATGCAGGAACCTACAAAAGTGAGCGAATTATAACAACCCCCCAAGAACCGTTAATAACTCTAGAAAATGGTAAGACTTTAATTAATTTCTGTGCAAATAATTACCTTGGTTTTGCGAATAATCCAGAACTAGTTGCTTATGCAAAAGAGCATATTGAAGAATGTGGATATGGTATGGCTTCTGTAAGGTTTATTTGTGGAACAAATAGTGTGCATAAACAATTAGAAAAAGAGTTGAGTGATTTTTTTGGATTTGAAGATACTATTTTATACCCTTCTTGCTTTGATGCTAATGCTGGGTTATTTGAAACTCTACTCACAAAAGAAGATGCTATTATTAGTGATTCTTTAAACCACGCCAGTATTATAGATGGTGTTAGACTTTGCAAAGCTATGAGATTTAGATACGATAACAATGATATGAAAGAACTAGAAGATAAGCTTATCGAAGCTGATAAAGCTGGAGCTAGATTTAAGATGATTGCTACAGATGGTGTTTTTTCTATGGATGGTATAATCGCAGATTTAAAATCAATTTGTGATCTAGCTGATAAATATAATGCTATAGTTATGGTTGATGATTCTCATGCTGCTGGTTTTGTAGGAAAAAATGGTAAAGGCTCAATAGAGCATTGTAATGTTATGGGTCGTGTGGATATTTTAACAGGAACTCTCGGAAAAGGCTTAGGTGGAGCATCTGGTGGATATATATGTGCAAAAAAAGAAGTAGTAGATTTATTAAAAAATCTATCTCGGCCATATTTATTCTCAAATGCTTTAGCACCTATTATTACAAAAACATCTCTAAAAGCTCTTGAAATAACTAAAAATTCTAACCACCTAAGGGAACAACTCCAATTAAACCAGCAACGATTTAGAACAAAAATGTCAGCAGCTGGTTTTGATCTGGTTCCTGGGGAACATCCTATTATCCCAGTAATGATATATGATGAAAAAACAGCAGCAATTCTTGCTGATAAACTTCTAGAATATGGTATTTATGTTATAGCTTTTTCATACCCTGTAGTTCCAAAAGGCAAAGCCCGAATTAGAACTCAAATGTCAGCTGCCCATACTTTTGAACAAATAGATAAAGCTGTGGATAGCTTTACAAAAGCAGCTAAAGAGCTGAACATCATATAATGCTTGACAGAACTTAGGAAATAAAAGCTTGTTAATTTAAACTCATATCAACAAAAAATAAGCTAGAGCTAAATAAGCTTACTATTTTCAGCATTTTTGATGAAAATGAAAATAAAAACTAACTCTAATATATCTATGAGCATTTATAGCCTGCTAGGTATAAAAAGCAGTACTAACTGGAATAGCTTAAAATCAAGCTATTCCAGTAGATTACGTGGTCAATCCCAACTGAATGACGTACTACTTTTTAGCGTAGTTAGCTATAGTACTAAGATTTAAGCAACAACTTTAATAAACAAAACTACATAAAGGATTTTTTTAAATATGAAAGCTTTAGCAAAGTTAAAGAAAGAGCCTGGAATTTGGATGATAAATGACGCTCCTATACCAGAATATGGTTATAATGACGTTTTAATTAAAATAAGAAAAACTGCTATCTGCGGTACGGATCTACATATATATAACTGGGACAAGTGGTCTCAACAAACAATCCCTGTGCCTATGATTATAGGGCATGAGTTTGTTGGTGAAGTAGCAGCCAAGGGTGATGGAGTAAAAGGATTAAATATAGGCGATAGAGTCTCTGGTGAAGGACATTTAGTATGTGGACTTTGTCGTAATTGTAAAGCAGGAAAACGTCATTTGTGTAGGTCCACGGTAGGTATTGGAGTAAATGTACAGGGAGCTTTTGCTGAATACTTAGTGATGACTGCTGCTAATGTTTTTAAAGTTCCTGATACCATCTGTGATGATATTGCTAGTATTTTTGATCCTCTTGGTAACGCAGTGCATACTGCTTTATCGTTTAACCTAACTGGAGAAGATGTCCTTATTACAGGAGCTGGTCCAATTGGCCTTATGGCTGTTAAAATTGCGAGGTTTTGTGGTGCTAGAAGAATCGTTGTAACTGACATTAATGAATATCGACTTAAGAAAGCAAAAGATTTTGGTGCTACTTTTGCTTTTAACGTGGGAAATTTTAAATCACAAGATGAATTGACCAAAAAAATGAAAGATATAATGTCTGAAATTGGTATGACAGAAGGCTTTGATGTAGGTTTAGAAATGTCAGGTATAAATTCAGCAATCTCAATGATGTTAAATGTAATGAATCATGGTGGTAAGGTGTCTTTATTAGGTATTTCATCTGGAGATATCACTATTGACTGGGGTGCAATATTGTTCAAAGGTCTTATATTAAAAGGCATATATGGTAGAGAAATGTTTGAAACTTGGTATCTAATGTCTAGTATGGTCCAAGCTGGACTAGATATGAATTCTGTGATTACACATAGATTTAATATAGATGACTACCAAGAAGCTTTCGAAATTATGAAAAGTGGCAAGTGTGGCAAAGTAATACTGGATTGGAGCAAAAGGTGAAAAAAACAAATCATACAAATACCATAAAAATAGACACTCAATGGATTTTCACACTTTTTGGGACAGCTGTTGGAGCGGGGCTCCTTTACTTACCTATTCAAGCTGGTGATAGTGGTTTTTGGGCATTAACCACAGTACTCATCTTGGCACTTCCTTTAACTTACTATTCTCATAAAAACATGGCTAACACTGTTATTGGAGCTAATGATGGCGGTATCGCAGAGGTTTTTACACATAATCTAGGAAAGCTACTCGGTTTAATATGTGTGGTACTGTACTTTTTTGCTATTTTCTTAAATATGCCCATGTACTCTATAGGTCTAAACAGCGAATTAGGTAACTTCTTATTATATTACAATATTACGGACTCTAACCTCTCTCAAAGTATTTGGTTTAGTTTTTTTATTTTATCAACCCTTTTAATAATAGTATCTTTAGGAATAAATATAATACTTAGATTTATGCAGTTTACTGTTTTATTTCTTATAATATTAGTTATTACTCTGTCTGTATATATAATTCCTTACTGGAATGGCAAATTTATAACCGAAAGTAGTTTTAGTTTTATTAGTTACATAAAAGGATTACTTATGGTCTTACCTATCCTTGTATTGTCAATGAATCATTCACCTGTTATTTCTAGCTTAGTAATATTCTACAGAGAGAATATCAAACTTAAACATGAGGATGAAAAAGCTAAAGTATATAAAATACTTAAGGTTAATTCATTAATCCTATTTATTTTTGTACTACTTTTTGTAACTTCATGTTTATTAAGCACTACAGTAGCTGACCTTCATATGGCTAACGTTAATAATCTTTCTATAGTAACTCTAATACAAAAGCAACACCCTAATACTTTTTTAAAGATATTAGCACCAATGATAGTATTTACAGCTATTATAAGTTCTTTTATTGGCTGCTATATAGGTTCAAAAGAAGCTTTAAAGTTTTTGTTCAGATATTTATTTAAAGGTGTTTGTAATATACAAGTAAAAGACTCTTTAATTAATACCCTTTGTATAACTATTATTTTTTTAGTTTTATGGGTTTGTACGATATGTAATTTTAGTATACTCCGCATAATAGGGATCCTGGTCGCCCCAACAGTAGCTTTTTTATTATATATACTACCTGTATTAATCATCTATAAAAATGTTAAATGCAAAGAGTATCGCAAGGTTGTATTAGATTCATTATTAGTGATAATAGGATGTGTAATAATTTTTGGATACATAATAGGATTACTACTTAGCTAATATCAATTCCAACATAAATTGGTGCATTTATCACAAAGGAGTTTATGACTAATTTAAGTTTTTGATGTGCAGGCAATAGCAGTGGCTATTGGCAAATATCAAAGGATTAAATTAGGTATGAAATACAAAGTTAGAAAGTACTAATATGTGTTGGAATTGGTATAAGCTCGGCAAAGCCAATCTATTAGCTCTAAGTCTTCTTGAGTTGTTACTTTAATATTACTTCTAGATCCTTGAATAATTAAAGGACTGCTTCCATATAATTCTAATGCTGATGCTTCATCTGTAACTAGCTTTGCTAAATCATTAAGCCGGCAATATTCAAAAGCATTATACAACAAACTAAGCTCACATAATTGTGGAGTTTGAGCTAACCATATGTTATCACGATTAAGTGTTTTATCTATAGTAATTGGGCTATTAGAAGTCACCTGCTTAACCGTTTCAAAGGCTCTAATACCTAAGATCCCACTTTTACATTTAGACAATTTAACAGCTTCATACAAATTTTTAGTATCTTGGAATGTAACATTTGGTCTTGCTGCGTCATGAACAAATATCCAGGTAGTCTGAGATCTTATTT
Proteins encoded:
- a CDS encoding carbohydrate-binding protein, producing the protein MNIKRKLISIVTLSLMGSSAFATEAWSTSDLSSYSAGTIVTDQGKTYKCKPWPYEGWCKSAAYRPSGIYGADAWDETGPGPSPTPAEKVTANVSIQGQLPTTADIDFVSPKGTFTVSNGKVTLEYPKDGSETYTVKLKGDEGTISPSTVTVSATTTTIALTYTAKPAPEPTPGIKAWDPSAVYTAGDQVTYNNSIYEAKWWTQGNNPETSGEWGPWKLVGEDPAKEKATLTITIPAKPAFVTDSSLPTVTVFDKNNTKVAEKKC
- a CDS encoding glycosyl hydrolase family 18 protein → MADQNEQNVNLTFEQVAPIEAGKKVIGYWENWKPGLISGDYKGSAEDVAPYTHVLYSFLTLDSSPNPENPANKKWNSGHINESMAGADVLSVMGNYQNPWDNNYNWQRVRIDSLINLTHANNGKFIWAIGGWSDLQQTISDDQIDAFVNQVIELLKLSGDGVDFDWEHLSQLADGSPNPNKEQQLATLAKTLKTLREKLDAEGMSDKQIGYTTRFNAFFESSKNHGFANNFNSDGEGIAIEKWLKDNGSSLDEVVNWVNIMAYDVSPNDMPNGKTWTKAVYEDMLNSFSKYVNPSLVVLGFEPGGQAASGEWEGLELDKQMIDYVAEKGFGGSMFWAINQPAMGTASTYYQNVITGDNVNSLANYSQDAFAE
- a CDS encoding glycine C-acetyltransferase gives rise to the protein MDKSFYCSIRDKIKEIKNAGTYKSERIITTPQEPLITLENGKTLINFCANNYLGFANNPELVAYAKEHIEECGYGMASVRFICGTNSVHKQLEKELSDFFGFEDTILYPSCFDANAGLFETLLTKEDAIISDSLNHASIIDGVRLCKAMRFRYDNNDMKELEDKLIEADKAGARFKMIATDGVFSMDGIIADLKSICDLADKYNAIVMVDDSHAAGFVGKNGKGSIEHCNVMGRVDILTGTLGKGLGGASGGYICAKKEVVDLLKNLSRPYLFSNALAPIITKTSLKALEITKNSNHLREQLQLNQQRFRTKMSAAGFDLVPGEHPIIPVMIYDEKTAAILADKLLEYGIYVIAFSYPVVPKGKARIRTQMSAAHTFEQIDKAVDSFTKAAKELNII
- the tdh gene encoding L-threonine 3-dehydrogenase, with amino-acid sequence MKALAKLKKEPGIWMINDAPIPEYGYNDVLIKIRKTAICGTDLHIYNWDKWSQQTIPVPMIIGHEFVGEVAAKGDGVKGLNIGDRVSGEGHLVCGLCRNCKAGKRHLCRSTVGIGVNVQGAFAEYLVMTAANVFKVPDTICDDIASIFDPLGNAVHTALSFNLTGEDVLITGAGPIGLMAVKIARFCGARRIVVTDINEYRLKKAKDFGATFAFNVGNFKSQDELTKKMKDIMSEIGMTEGFDVGLEMSGINSAISMMLNVMNHGGKVSLLGISSGDITIDWGAILFKGLILKGIYGREMFETWYLMSSMVQAGLDMNSVITHRFNIDDYQEAFEIMKSGKCGKVILDWSKR
- a CDS encoding amino acid permease gives rise to the protein MKKTNHTNTIKIDTQWIFTLFGTAVGAGLLYLPIQAGDSGFWALTTVLILALPLTYYSHKNMANTVIGANDGGIAEVFTHNLGKLLGLICVVLYFFAIFLNMPMYSIGLNSELGNFLLYYNITDSNLSQSIWFSFFILSTLLIIVSLGINIILRFMQFTVLFLIILVITLSVYIIPYWNGKFITESSFSFISYIKGLLMVLPILVLSMNHSPVISSLVIFYRENIKLKHEDEKAKVYKILKVNSLILFIFVLLFVTSCLLSTTVADLHMANVNNLSIVTLIQKQHPNTFLKILAPMIVFTAIISSFIGCYIGSKEALKFLFRYLFKGVCNIQVKDSLINTLCITIIFLVLWVCTICNFSILRIIGILVAPTVAFLLYILPVLIIYKNVKCKEYRKVVLDSLLVIIGCVIIFGYIIGLLLS
- a CDS encoding IspD/TarI family cytidylyltransferase, with protein sequence MALDIPKQYFKLSNNKTILDTALEKFIEPDFFDKVIVALNKDDNFWKDSIYFSHPKVVTCLGGETRFDSVYNALKQIQIRSQTTWIFVHDAARPNVTFQDTKNLYEAVKLSKCKSGILGIRAFETVKQVTSNSPITIDKTLNRDNIWLAQTPQLCELSLLYNAFEYCRLNDLAKLVTDEASALELYGSSPLIIQGSRSNIKVTTQEDLELIDWLCRAYTNSNTY